One Mycobacterium marseillense DNA window includes the following coding sequences:
- a CDS encoding class I adenylate-forming enzyme family protein, protein MPFPNIVPTIPALVRSCAARFGDKPFLIVGGQELTYRDLDRRSAALAVALLSEGIGKGDHVGILIPNSIDWALAWFAATRIGAVAVPLNTFYKASELAWTARHADLRAIFASSQFRNHDFVDRLQEALPGLADQREPGHIAVRKAPFLRTIAVWGASDQPWMTAIDGDREMSADDADFLVDVELCVTPADDVTIIYTSGSTGDPKGPVHSQGTLVRHTYNLTFMYGVTHDDVMFTAMPFFWVGGLITGLLAVIHHGATLVTQPAFDAAEALELIERHRATITLGWPQQGKTLAEHPEFPVRDLSSVQRTSMPAMVPPQRQPKGSSGLGMTELCGNHIGVDPYLPQPPDRSETGGLPIEGLHHLLVDPGTGQPVPVGTPGEIWVRGYSLMQRLHKREREEVFTADGYYRTGDCGIGYDDGWIKFTGRLGELIKTGGGTNVTPSEVESALTDCDGVLEAYVVGAETDGGTVVAAAVVPRGESVLDGESLRAQLRARLSAYKVPKFVWVTAKQDLPFTATGKLKKSELAQQLSEMLTRP, encoded by the coding sequence ATGCCCTTCCCGAACATCGTGCCCACGATTCCTGCTCTGGTGAGGTCCTGCGCGGCACGCTTCGGGGACAAGCCGTTCCTCATCGTGGGTGGGCAGGAATTGACCTATCGCGACCTTGACCGCCGTTCAGCTGCGCTGGCGGTCGCCCTGTTGTCCGAGGGGATAGGCAAGGGGGACCACGTCGGAATCTTGATACCGAATAGCATCGACTGGGCGTTAGCCTGGTTTGCCGCCACACGCATCGGCGCAGTCGCGGTGCCGCTCAATACGTTCTACAAGGCGTCCGAACTCGCCTGGACCGCACGCCATGCGGATCTGCGCGCGATCTTCGCATCGTCGCAGTTTCGCAACCACGACTTTGTGGACCGACTGCAGGAAGCGCTGCCAGGGCTGGCCGATCAGCGCGAGCCCGGCCATATCGCGGTACGAAAAGCACCGTTCCTGCGGACCATTGCGGTGTGGGGAGCATCCGATCAGCCGTGGATGACCGCGATCGACGGTGATCGCGAGATGTCGGCCGACGACGCCGACTTCCTGGTCGACGTGGAATTGTGTGTGACACCAGCCGATGACGTGACCATCATTTACACCTCGGGCAGTACCGGCGACCCAAAGGGGCCCGTGCACAGCCAGGGCACACTCGTGCGGCACACCTACAATCTCACGTTCATGTACGGCGTCACCCACGATGACGTGATGTTCACAGCCATGCCCTTCTTCTGGGTGGGAGGACTGATCACAGGGCTACTCGCGGTGATCCACCACGGCGCGACACTAGTCACCCAACCCGCGTTCGACGCAGCAGAAGCGCTGGAATTGATAGAGCGCCACCGCGCGACGATCACGCTGGGCTGGCCGCAGCAGGGCAAGACGCTGGCCGAGCATCCCGAGTTTCCCGTACGCGACCTGAGCTCTGTGCAACGCACCAGCATGCCCGCGATGGTGCCGCCCCAGCGTCAGCCCAAGGGCTCGAGTGGCCTGGGGATGACGGAACTGTGTGGCAATCACATCGGGGTCGACCCGTATCTGCCGCAGCCGCCCGATCGGTCCGAAACCGGCGGTCTGCCAATCGAAGGGCTGCACCATCTGCTGGTCGACCCCGGTACAGGCCAGCCGGTGCCCGTGGGCACGCCAGGCGAAATCTGGGTTCGCGGATACTCGTTGATGCAACGCCTGCACAAGCGTGAGCGTGAGGAGGTGTTCACCGCGGACGGCTACTACCGCACGGGCGACTGCGGCATCGGGTACGACGACGGTTGGATCAAATTCACGGGGCGGTTAGGCGAGCTGATCAAGACGGGCGGCGGCACCAACGTCACACCCAGCGAAGTGGAATCGGCGCTGACCGATTGCGACGGCGTGCTCGAGGCGTACGTGGTCGGCGCCGAGACCGATGGCGGAACGGTGGTCGCCGCGGCGGTGGTGCCGCGCGGCGAATCGGTGCTCGACGGCGAGTCCTTGCGCGCGCAGTTGCGTGCGAGGCTATCGGCGTACAAGGTACCGAAATTCGTCTGGGTCACCGCAAAGCAGGACCTGCCGTTCACCGCGACGGGAAAGCTCAAGAAGTCGGAACTGGCCCAGCAGCTCAGCGAGATGCTGACACGGCCTTAG
- a CDS encoding nuclear transport factor 2 family protein gives MALDARDLGELVALFVDDVDAGAEGRGRDALRRWYDRVLRRFYRSIHLICGHQFDFVDADHAIGSVYCRAEHEDGDGWFVITMLYDDVYERRDGQWYFVKRREHPWYSVDVTERPGPEFMRWPADITLRAAMPHRMPTWRSFWADGDAALPGHLSARP, from the coding sequence ATGGCCCTCGACGCGCGCGATCTCGGCGAGCTGGTGGCGCTGTTCGTCGACGATGTCGATGCGGGCGCCGAGGGTCGCGGCAGGGATGCCTTGAGGCGCTGGTATGACCGGGTGCTGCGGCGTTTTTACCGCAGCATTCACTTGATCTGCGGCCATCAATTCGATTTCGTCGACGCTGACCACGCCATCGGCTCTGTGTATTGCCGCGCCGAACACGAGGACGGCGACGGGTGGTTCGTGATCACGATGCTCTATGACGACGTGTACGAGCGTCGCGACGGCCAGTGGTATTTCGTCAAGCGTCGGGAGCATCCTTGGTACTCAGTCGATGTGACCGAGCGTCCCGGTCCGGAGTTCATGCGCTGGCCGGCAGACATCACGTTGCGCGCGGCCATGCCCCATCGCATGCCGACCTGGCGGTCCTTCTGGGCCGACGGAGACGCTGCGCTTCCCGGGCATCTGTCAGCGCGCCCATAG